Proteins encoded in a region of the Anaerolineales bacterium genome:
- a CDS encoding formate--tetrahydrofolate ligase, whose translation MPDPRRKSPPKSGGRKRPSNPRTARSLARNVRKPSDPVLCDLEIAQRASLRPIARIAREVGIRPEELMAYGEYKAKVRLEILERLRDRPLGKYIDVTAITPTPLGEGKTTLTIGLAQALGAHLGKRAFACIRQPSLGPTFGVKGGAAGGGYSQIVPMEDVNLHLTGDTHAVTAANNLLAAAVDARLLHELDTFDDEKLAARLAPGGVFSRSQRKRMERLGIDAETAAGLSRDDRRRLFRLDLDPDRIAVNRVIDTNDRMLRRIRIGLGEEESGHDRPAGFDISTASEVMAILALASSPADLRERLGRMLAGWSRADEPVTAEDLGAAGAMAVLLKDALLPNLLQTLEGTPAFVHAGPFGNIAHGNSSILADRIALRLGEYAVTESGFGADMGMEKFFHIKCRASGLAPDAVVLVATVRALKMHGGGPAVPVGRPLDRAYREPNPALVEAGCANLAAHIGIVRRFGVPVLVAVNCFSSDSEEELGIVRRAAEQAGAEGAFYCRNWALGGRGALELAEAVAATAARPSRMRFLYPEDASIRRKIEILAEQVYGADGADFLPAAESKIGLYEGLGYGHLPVCMAKTHLSLSHDPKLKGAPKGWRLPIRDLRASLGAGFLYPLCGAMKTMPGLPTRPAMMDIDLDPETGKVVGLS comes from the coding sequence ATGCCCGATCCGCGCAGAAAATCCCCCCCAAAATCCGGCGGCCGAAAACGTCCGTCGAACCCTCGAACAGCGAGGTCCTTGGCAAGGAACGTCCGCAAGCCGTCGGATCCCGTCCTGTGCGATTTGGAAATCGCGCAGCGGGCGTCGCTCCGGCCGATCGCCCGCATCGCCCGCGAGGTTGGAATCCGGCCGGAGGAGCTGATGGCGTACGGGGAATACAAGGCCAAGGTCCGGCTGGAGATTCTGGAGCGCCTGCGGGACCGCCCGCTGGGAAAATACATCGACGTTACGGCGATCACGCCGACGCCGCTGGGGGAGGGCAAGACCACCCTGACGATCGGATTGGCGCAGGCGCTCGGCGCGCACCTGGGGAAGCGGGCGTTTGCCTGCATCCGCCAGCCCTCGCTCGGGCCGACGTTCGGGGTGAAGGGCGGGGCGGCCGGCGGCGGATACAGCCAGATCGTCCCGATGGAGGACGTCAACCTGCACCTGACCGGCGACACCCATGCCGTCACCGCGGCCAACAACCTGTTGGCCGCGGCGGTCGATGCCCGCTTGCTCCACGAACTGGATACCTTCGACGACGAAAAGCTCGCCGCGCGGCTCGCCCCCGGAGGGGTGTTCAGCCGCTCGCAACGCAAGCGGATGGAACGGCTGGGGATCGACGCCGAAACCGCGGCCGGGCTGTCCCGCGACGACCGGCGCCGGCTGTTCCGGCTCGACCTCGATCCGGACCGGATCGCGGTCAACCGCGTGATCGACACCAACGACCGGATGCTGCGCCGGATCCGGATCGGGCTTGGGGAAGAGGAAAGCGGCCACGACCGCCCGGCCGGGTTCGACATTTCCACCGCCAGCGAGGTGATGGCGATCCTCGCCTTGGCCTCCTCACCGGCCGACCTGCGCGAGCGGCTGGGGCGGATGCTCGCAGGCTGGAGCCGTGCCGACGAGCCGGTGACCGCGGAGGACCTGGGGGCGGCGGGGGCGATGGCGGTCCTGCTTAAAGACGCGCTTTTGCCGAACCTGCTGCAAACCCTCGAAGGAACCCCGGCCTTCGTCCATGCCGGGCCGTTCGGCAACATCGCCCACGGAAATTCCTCCATCCTGGCCGACCGGATCGCGCTTCGCCTGGGCGAGTATGCGGTGACCGAATCCGGCTTTGGCGCGGACATGGGAATGGAGAAATTCTTCCACATTAAGTGCCGCGCGTCGGGGTTGGCTCCCGACGCGGTCGTTTTGGTGGCGACGGTGCGCGCGTTGAAAATGCACGGCGGCGGGCCCGCCGTGCCGGTCGGGCGCCCCCTGGACCGCGCCTACCGGGAACCGAATCCGGCGCTGGTCGAGGCGGGATGCGCCAACTTGGCCGCGCACATCGGGATCGTGCGGCGCTTCGGCGTACCGGTGCTGGTGGCGGTCAATTGCTTCTCCTCGGATTCCGAGGAGGAGCTGGGGATCGTCCGCCGCGCGGCCGAACAAGCCGGAGCCGAAGGGGCTTTTTACTGCAGGAACTGGGCGCTCGGCGGCCGCGGCGCGCTGGAGCTCGCGGAAGCGGTCGCGGCAACGGCCGCGCGCCCGTCGCGGATGCGGTTCCTCTATCCGGAGGACGCGTCGATCCGCAGAAAGATCGAGATCCTCGCCGAGCAGGTCTACGGCGCCGACGGGGCGGATTTTCTTCCGGCGGCCGAGTCGAAGATCGGCCTGTACGAGGGATTGGGATACGGACACCTGCCGGTCTGCATGGCCAAGACCCACCTCAGCCTGAGCCACGATCCGAAGCTGAAAGGCGCGCCCAAGGGCTGGCGCCTGCCGATCCGCGACCTGCGCGCTTCGCTTGGTGCCGGATTCCTTTACCCGCTCTGCGGGGCGATGAAAACCATGCCGGGCCTGCCGACCCGGCCGGCGATGATGGACATCGATCTGGATCCGGAAACCGGGAAGGTGGTCGGGCTGTCGTGA
- a CDS encoding alpha/beta hydrolase, whose amino-acid sequence MAKAEFGDDGFVEIDSRWIHYVEAGTGFPLILIPGSYSTYRVWNSVLAILAERFRLFALDPLGAGDSDKPAAGFRYTIGEQADAIAKGIRSLRLGKAHVVGASYGGTIAFNLAARYPDRIGKIVSIEGGIVRPKSLPGSPLEKILKYPVLGDALIGAIRAGWLNEIALDTIAEGWPMTKAERGRMRKEISFNARSAKRAAWYWIGRSHETLTPFEEEAKRIAAPVLYLRGGRSEFWEMAAETVRFLEQYLPQARIQTVEDGIHDLPSQKPYAVAEAILNFL is encoded by the coding sequence ATGGCGAAAGCCGAATTCGGCGACGACGGATTCGTTGAAATCGATTCGCGATGGATTCATTACGTGGAAGCCGGAACGGGATTCCCGTTGATTCTGATTCCGGGATCCTACTCGACCTACCGGGTTTGGAATTCCGTCCTGGCGATCCTCGCCGAGCGCTTCCGCCTGTTCGCGCTGGATCCCCTCGGCGCGGGGGATTCCGACAAGCCGGCCGCGGGTTTCCGGTATACCATCGGCGAACAGGCGGATGCGATCGCGAAAGGGATTCGGTCCCTGCGCCTGGGAAAGGCGCATGTCGTCGGCGCATCCTACGGGGGCACGATCGCTTTCAACCTGGCCGCCCGCTATCCGGACCGGATCGGGAAAATCGTCAGCATCGAAGGCGGAATCGTCCGGCCGAAATCGCTTCCGGGCAGCCCGCTGGAAAAAATCCTGAAGTATCCCGTCCTCGGCGACGCGCTGATCGGCGCGATCCGCGCCGGATGGCTCAACGAAATCGCTTTGGACACGATCGCCGAAGGCTGGCCCATGACCAAGGCCGAGCGGGGCAGGATGCGGAAGGAGATCTCCTTCAACGCCCGCTCCGCTAAGCGGGCCGCCTGGTATTGGATCGGGCGCTCGCACGAAACCCTGACTCCCTTCGAAGAAGAGGCCAAACGGATCGCGGCGCCGGTCCTGTATTTGCGCGGCGGACGGTCAGAATTCTGGGAGATGGCCGCGGAGACGGTCCGCTTTCTGGAGCAGTACCTGCCGCAAGCCAGGATCCAGACCGTTGAAGATGGCATCCACGACCTGCCGTCGCAGAAACCGTACGCGGTGGCGGAAGCGATTCTCAACTTTCTATAA
- a CDS encoding PH domain-containing protein — protein sequence MTDAYLDSLLGKNEAILLVARQHWLVLLVETISEILLTLVVLVLTVILAVVVGPLALLGLLILIAPAISTTRDFLYWYNRKYVITSRRVIQISGVISKNVADSSLEKVNDVKLAQSFFGRLLGYGDIEILTASELGVNKIQRIGNPILYKTTMVNAKAQLESGEGIRTEGGDVPALISQLDSLRQKGVITDQEFQEKKAKLLSKL from the coding sequence ATGACCGACGCCTACCTCGACAGCCTGCTTGGGAAAAACGAGGCCATCTTGCTCGTCGCCCGCCAGCACTGGCTTGTCCTGCTGGTGGAGACCATCAGCGAAATTCTCCTCACGCTGGTGGTGCTTGTCTTGACCGTTATTCTGGCGGTGGTCGTCGGCCCGCTCGCATTGCTGGGGCTCTTGATCCTCATCGCTCCGGCGATCAGCACCACCCGCGATTTCCTGTATTGGTACAACCGAAAATACGTCATCACCTCGCGCCGCGTGATCCAGATTTCCGGCGTGATCAGCAAGAACGTCGCCGATTCGTCGCTGGAAAAGGTGAACGACGTCAAACTCGCGCAGTCGTTCTTCGGCCGTCTGCTCGGATACGGCGATATCGAGATCCTCACCGCCAGCGAACTGGGCGTAAACAAAATCCAGCGCATCGGCAATCCGATCCTCTACAAGACCACCATGGTCAACGCCAAGGCCCAACTCGAATCCGGCGAGGGGATCCGGACGGAGGGCGGCGACGTGCCGGCGCTGATTTCCCAATTGGATTCCCTGCGCCAGAAGGGGGTGATCACGGATCAGGAGTTTCAGGAGAAAAAGGCAAAGCTGCTTTCGAAGCTGTAA
- a CDS encoding DUF4352 domain-containing protein, producing the protein MNPSSGRTPSIPSMWIGASALFFLLACSAADRLVATATRKAEETATLRQASPTGTTVPSRNPTATRTPAATPIRAGTPGIGVPFLICDTAVTVLGWEDVPPGEYFKPEPGNRFVAVEVVLVNLGSVPVDTGYFFFFLLDGHDEEMPLGLFSITKAHGTVLFGGLAPGERIRGKVGYETPEEEQAFSWKVSCYNVDQLEYEEWIVDLGSQPRSAPPPGRFEGETFAEPLPVGETALVRSVEITLNQALPYPEDLLDPDSRRPVSPPYDWMKYLIIDLTLANRGEAKAELTSFMDFYVRDFEGWRYGVIHWADRAVEDPFEDYFTLGWGERITGQLVFQVPADPRDLYFVFEQGYGRESQRAYFLLP; encoded by the coding sequence ATGAACCCATCCTCGGGAAGAACGCCGTCGATACCGTCTATGTGGATCGGCGCCTCGGCGCTTTTCTTTTTGCTCGCGTGTTCCGCCGCAGACCGGCTCGTCGCCACGGCAACCCGCAAAGCCGAGGAAACCGCAACCCTTCGCCAAGCATCTCCCACCGGCACGACCGTGCCCTCCCGCAACCCCACCGCCACCCGCACGCCTGCGGCGACGCCGATCCGCGCCGGAACCCCTGGAATCGGCGTGCCGTTCCTGATCTGCGATACCGCGGTTACGGTGCTTGGCTGGGAGGATGTCCCGCCCGGCGAGTATTTCAAGCCCGAACCCGGCAATCGATTCGTCGCCGTGGAAGTCGTGCTGGTCAACCTGGGGTCCGTGCCGGTGGACACGGGTTACTTCTTCTTTTTCCTCTTGGATGGGCATGATGAGGAAATGCCCTTGGGGTTGTTTTCCATCACCAAGGCGCACGGGACGGTTCTGTTCGGAGGTTTGGCGCCGGGGGAACGGATCCGCGGGAAGGTGGGCTACGAGACGCCGGAAGAGGAACAGGCATTCTCGTGGAAGGTCTCGTGCTACAACGTGGATCAGCTCGAATACGAGGAATGGATCGTCGACCTGGGATCCCAGCCCCGGTCGGCGCCGCCTCCCGGCCGGTTTGAAGGGGAAACCTTCGCCGAGCCCCTGCCGGTGGGAGAGACCGCACTCGTCCGATCTGTGGAGATCACCCTGAACCAGGCGCTTCCGTATCCGGAGGACTTGTTGGATCCCGATAGCCGCCGGCCGGTGTCTCCGCCTTATGATTGGATGAAGTATCTCATCATCGATCTGACATTGGCAAACCGGGGCGAGGCGAAGGCGGAGTTAACCAGCTTCATGGATTTCTACGTTCGGGACTTCGAAGGGTGGAGGTATGGAGTCATCCACTGGGCCGACCGGGCGGTGGAGGATCCTTTCGAGGATTACTTTACCCTTGGGTGGGGTGAAAGAATCACCGGCCAGCTGGTTTTCCAGGTTCCCGCCGACCCCCGAGATTTATACTTCGTTTTCGAACAGGGATACGGCAGGGAAAGCCAACGCGCGTATTTTCTTCTGCCATAA
- the amrS gene encoding AmmeMemoRadiSam system radical SAM enzyme translates to MATLQETLDSFSTEAGLAQPQEGGAVRCLACGHRCLVRLGKRGVCRVRFNRGGKLFMPWGYVAGLQADPVEKKPFYHLLPGAVALTFGMLGCNFHCSFCQNWISSQALRDPMSEAMGLSIRRAAPEGIADAAVRSRAEVVVSSYNEPLITAEWAAAVFRQARERGCKTAIVSNGYATPEALAYLRPHLDGIKIDLKAMRDSTYRSLGGMLKTTLDTIRSAREAGLWVEVVTLLIPGLNDDPAELWEAARFLAGVSPDIPWHVTAYHPDYKYDSARPTNAADLTKAAEIGQEAGLRYVYAGNLPGMVKELEDTLCPKCRHTLIRRRGYAISEYRIRDDGACPDCGEILAGIWRASKGEIPKNRAPHPVDG, encoded by the coding sequence ATGGCGACCCTGCAGGAAACGCTGGATAGCTTCTCCACCGAAGCCGGGCTGGCGCAGCCGCAGGAGGGAGGAGCCGTGCGCTGCCTCGCTTGCGGCCACCGCTGTCTGGTCCGGCTCGGCAAACGCGGCGTTTGCCGCGTGCGGTTTAATCGCGGCGGAAAATTGTTCATGCCGTGGGGATACGTGGCCGGATTGCAGGCGGATCCGGTGGAGAAGAAGCCTTTCTACCACCTGCTCCCGGGCGCGGTCGCGCTCACCTTCGGGATGCTCGGCTGCAATTTCCACTGCTCCTTCTGCCAGAACTGGATTTCCTCGCAAGCCCTGCGCGATCCGATGTCGGAGGCGATGGGGCTGTCGATCCGGCGGGCGGCCCCGGAGGGCATCGCCGATGCGGCGGTCCGCTCGCGGGCCGAGGTGGTCGTATCCTCCTATAACGAGCCGCTGATCACGGCCGAATGGGCGGCGGCGGTCTTCCGCCAGGCCCGCGAACGCGGCTGCAAGACGGCGATCGTCTCCAACGGCTACGCCACCCCCGAAGCACTGGCTTACCTGCGCCCGCACCTGGACGGCATCAAAATCGACCTCAAGGCGATGCGCGACTCCACCTACCGCTCGCTCGGGGGCATGCTGAAAACCACGCTCGACACCATCCGATCCGCCCGCGAGGCGGGATTGTGGGTCGAGGTGGTCACCCTGCTAATCCCCGGTCTGAACGACGACCCGGCGGAATTGTGGGAGGCGGCGCGTTTTCTGGCCGGCGTCTCACCCGACATCCCTTGGCACGTGACCGCCTACCATCCGGACTACAAGTACGATTCCGCGCGCCCGACGAATGCCGCTGACCTGACTAAAGCCGCCGAGATCGGGCAGGAGGCTGGTCTGCGCTACGTGTACGCCGGGAACCTGCCCGGGATGGTCAAAGAACTCGAGGATACGCTGTGCCCAAAATGCCGCCATACGCTGATCCGCCGCCGAGGATATGCGATTTCGGAGTACCGAATCCGAGATGACGGAGCCTGCCCGGATTGTGGCGAAATCCTTGCGGGAATCTGGCGCGCTTCAAAGGGGGAAATCCCAAAAAACCGCGCTCCGCATCCGGTGGACGGATGA